CTTGGCCACGAGGTCGGCCTGGCGGCGGGACTCCTCCACCACCACGCGAGTCAGCTGCGCCAGATGGACGAACGTGGTCGTGGCGACCACGCCCAGCGCCAGCAGCGTGACGGCGAGGGCTTCCTTGGTCTTGAGGCTCCAGGACATCTCACGGGCCGTAGCGGTTCAGCTTGTTGTGGAGCGTCTTCAGGCTGATGCCCAGCAGCTGGGCCGCGCGCGTCTTGTTGTTGTTCACGGCGGCGAGCGTCTTGAGGATGGCCTCGCGCTCGAGATCACGGAGCCGCACGCCCGCGGGGACCTCGCCCCCCGGGCCCGCGGCCGGAGGGACGGCGCCCGCCGGCTCGGGCTCGCGCGCCGGCCGCTCGCCGAGTCCGGCAGGCAGGTGCGCGGCGGCGATCAGCTCCCCCGGACAGGCGATCAGGGCGCGCTCCACGATGTTCCGCAGCTCCCGGACGTTGCCCGGCCAGTCGTGGGCGGTGAGGACGCTCAGGGCGGCGTCGTCCACGCCGCGGACCTTGCGGTCGTACTTCGCGTCGAACTCCTCGAGGAAGGCCTGGATCAGGAGCGGGATGTCCTCCTTCCGGTCGCGCAGCGGCGGCAGCGGGATGGCGAAGACGTTCAGCCGGTAGTAGAGGTCCTCGCGGAACTTGCCGTCCTGGATCGCCTTCGCGGGATCCTTGTTGGTGGCGGCCAGCACGCGGACGTCCACGCGGATCTCGGCCTTGCCGCCCACGCGCTTCACGCTGCCGTCCTCCAGGATGCGGAGGAACTTCGCCTGGAGCGACGGCGACATCTCGCCGATCTCGTCGAGGAAGATCGTCCCCTGGTGTGCCAGCTCGAAGCAGCCGACCCGCCGCTCGAGCGCGCCCGTGAAGGCCCCCTTCTCGTGGCCGAAGATCTCGCTCTCGAGGAGGGTCTCGGGGATGGCCGCGCAGTTGACCGCCACGAATGGCCCGTCATGGCGCGGTCCGAGCTCGTGGAGCGTGCGCGCCGCCAGCTCCTTGCCCGTGCCGCTCTCGCCGAAGATGAGCACGGGCGCGGAGGTCGGCGCCGCGAGGTCGATGAGCCGGTACACCTCCTGCATCGCGCGGCTGGTGCCGACGAGCCGCCCGTGCCCCCAGACATCCTTGACGCGGCGCCGGAGCACGCTCACCTCGCGCAGGGCCGCCCCCTTCTCCAGTGCCTTCTGGATGAGCAGGCGAAGGCGGTTGGTGTCCACGGGCTTGGTCAGGTAGTCGTAGGCCCCGTCCTTCGTGGCTCCCACGGCGGTCTCGATGGTTCCGTGCCCGGTGAGGATGATGACCATGGCGAAGGGGACTTCCGCCTGCAGGGCCTTGAGCAACGCGAGCCCGTCGAGCTTCGGCATGACGAGGTCGGTGATGACCACCGCGGGGCGAGAGGCCACGGCCTTGTCGAGCGCCTCCTGCCCGTCGGCGGCCTCTTCGGGCTCGTACCCCCACGCTTGGAGCAGCGCGCTGAGCCCCTTGCGAGAGGCCTCCTGGTCGTCGGCAACGAGGATGCGATGAGCCATGGCTCCTCCTGGGTTGCTTCATGGTACCGCGATTGCGCCGCCGAGGTTGTACCTTGACACTCCGGCTCAGGGTCCTTAGCATCCGCCCCGTGGACTGGCTGGCCTTCCTCGACGCGACAGCCCAGGCCGATCTCGTCCGGCGGGGAGAGGTCACGCCGCTGGAGCTGGTGGAGGCGGCCATCACCCGCATCGAGCGGCTGAACCCGCGGCTGAACGCGGTGGTGACACCCATGCACGACCTGGCGCGCCGCGCGGCACAGGCGCCCCCCACCGGTGGCGCCTTCCCGGGCGTGCCGTTCCTGCTCAAGGACCTCGGCGCCGAGTACGCCGGTGTCGGCTTCACCGAGGGATCGGCGTTCCTGGCCGGGCAGTATATCCCCGCCGAGGACAGCACGCTCGTCGTCCGCCTGAAGCGGGCCGGCCTCATCGTGCTGGGCAAGACCAACACGCCGGAGTTCGGGATCCTGCCGACCACCGAGCCCCGGCTCTTCGGGCCCGCGCGGAACCCCTGGGACACGGGCCGGAGCACGGGCGGCTCGTCCGGCGGGTCGGCCGCCGCCGTGGCGGCCGGGCTCGTCCCGATGGCGCATGCCAACGACGGCGGGGGCTCCATCCGCATCCCGGCCTCCTGCTGTGGGCTCTTCGGGCTCAAGCCCACGCGCGCCCGCAATCCGCTGGGTCCCCACTACGGCGACCTCTTCAGCGGGCTCGTGGTCGAGCACGCGGTGACGCGCTCCGTGAGGGACAGCGCGGCGCTGCTGGACGCCACAGCCGGGCCGGAGGCGGGCGATCCCTACTGGGCCCCGCCGCCGGCCCGGCCCTTCCTGGACGAGGTCGGCGCCGATCCCGGACGGCTGCGCATCGCCTTCACCACTCACGCGGCGAGCGGCGTGCCCATCCACGCCGACTGCGTCCTGGCGGTGCAGGAGACGGCGCGGCTCTGCGAGAGCCTCGGGCATGAGCTGATCGAGGCGGCGCCCGTCGTGGACGGCGAGGAGTTCTCGCGCGCCTTCATCACGCTCTGGTCCTCGGGCTGCGCCTGGACCATCGACGACTGGGCGCGCCGGACCGGCCGGCTGCCACGTCCCGAGGAGTTCGAGCCGCTGACCTGGATGCTCTCCGAGTCGGGGCGCGCGAACAGCGCGGCCGCCTATCTCCTCGCCCTGCAGGACCTCCAGCGCGTGACGCGCGAGGTCGCCCGCTTCTTCGAGCGGCACCATTGCTGGCTCACGCCGACCGTGGCCGAGCCGCCGCTGCCGCTGGGCTCCTTCGACCCGACGCCGGAGGATCCCCTCAACGGCCTCCGCCGTTCCGCCGCCTTCGTGCCCTTCACGCCCATCGCCAACGTGACGGGCCAGCCAGCGATGTCGGTGCCCCTGTCCTGGAACGCCGGCGGGCTGCCGGTGGGGGTGCACTTCGTGGGACGCTTCGGCGATGAGGCGACCCTGTTCCGCCTCGCCGCCCAGCTCGAGGCCGCCCGGCCCTGGGCCCACCGCTGCCCCCCTACCGGGGTTGCCTGACAGCGACTGACGAAGTGCGGGAGAACGATCGAGCGAGGTATTCCGGCGGGGGCGGGCGGGCGACAGCCCGGGTGCCCGCCCCAGGTGAAGGAGCCTCATCATGACCGACACGATCCAGCGTGTGGACTACTTCTACGCCCTCGTGCCCGACAAGCCCGGGGAGGCCGCGCGGATGCTCGCCGTGCTCCGGGGGGCAGGCGTCAACCTGCTGGCCTTCTCCGGCTTCCCCGAGGGGCGGCGCGGGCAGCTCGACTTCGTCCCGGCCGATGCTGGCGCCTTCCGCAAGGCCGCGAAGAAGGCCGGCTGGAAGCTCACGGGACCCAAGCGCGCCTTCCTGCTCCAGGGAGAGGACCGGGTGGGGGCCGTGGCCGAGACACTCGGCAAGCTCGCCGAGGCCAGGATCAACGTGACGGCCATCGACGCCCTCTGCGCCGGGGCAGGCCGCTACGGCGCCATCCTCTGGGTCACGCAGCGCGACGTCGCCCGCGCGGCGAAGGTGATGGGCGCATGAGGGGCCGGCTGGAACGGCTGCTCCCGGCGGGCGCCCTCGCCCTCGGTCTCCTGCTCGGCGAGGGTCCGCTGGCCGCCCACACGCCCGCCGAGGGCGTCGCGGACCGCGTCGCACTCGACAACGAGACCCGGCATCCACATCAACGCCGAGCCCGAGATGGCCATCGTCTCGGAGGGAGAGCTGACGCTGGTC
The Candidatus Rokuibacteriota bacterium genome window above contains:
- a CDS encoding sigma-54-dependent Fis family transcriptional regulator, whose protein sequence is MAHRILVADDQEASRKGLSALLQAWGYEPEEAADGQEALDKAVASRPAVVITDLVMPKLDGLALLKALQAEVPFAMVIILTGHGTIETAVGATKDGAYDYLTKPVDTNRLRLLIQKALEKGAALREVSVLRRRVKDVWGHGRLVGTSRAMQEVYRLIDLAAPTSAPVLIFGESGTGKELAARTLHELGPRHDGPFVAVNCAAIPETLLESEIFGHEKGAFTGALERRVGCFELAHQGTIFLDEIGEMSPSLQAKFLRILEDGSVKRVGGKAEIRVDVRVLAATNKDPAKAIQDGKFREDLYYRLNVFAIPLPPLRDRKEDIPLLIQAFLEEFDAKYDRKVRGVDDAALSVLTAHDWPGNVRELRNIVERALIACPGELIAAAHLPAGLGERPAREPEPAGAVPPAAGPGGEVPAGVRLRDLEREAILKTLAAVNNNKTRAAQLLGISLKTLHNKLNRYGP
- a CDS encoding amidase, with protein sequence MVPRLRRRGCTLTLRLRVLSIRPVDWLAFLDATAQADLVRRGEVTPLELVEAAITRIERLNPRLNAVVTPMHDLARRAAQAPPTGGAFPGVPFLLKDLGAEYAGVGFTEGSAFLAGQYIPAEDSTLVVRLKRAGLIVLGKTNTPEFGILPTTEPRLFGPARNPWDTGRSTGGSSGGSAAAVAAGLVPMAHANDGGGSIRIPASCCGLFGLKPTRARNPLGPHYGDLFSGLVVEHAVTRSVRDSAALLDATAGPEAGDPYWAPPPARPFLDEVGADPGRLRIAFTTHAASGVPIHADCVLAVQETARLCESLGHELIEAAPVVDGEEFSRAFITLWSSGCAWTIDDWARRTGRLPRPEEFEPLTWMLSESGRANSAAAYLLALQDLQRVTREVARFFERHHCWLTPTVAEPPLPLGSFDPTPEDPLNGLRRSAAFVPFTPIANVTGQPAMSVPLSWNAGGLPVGVHFVGRFGDEATLFRLAAQLEAARPWAHRCPPTGVA